From Pseudothermotoga thermarum DSM 5069, a single genomic window includes:
- a CDS encoding alpha/beta fold hydrolase: MFKTSDGVLIDYQVIGDSPEAIVFLNGVFMHYNSWLFAVENLKRDFKIVLHNFRCQWTSQNAPCSFDRHVEDLKELLKYLGIDNAHLVGTSYGGEVAMHFAIKYPAFVKTLVVITAAARINEALKYRAIRWKEGAKTKDPHKFVLSWIDDVYSDFFLDSHENLLENIAERMKNFNYDGAVMLLDSFLQMQKEPLLPKLHGIKAPTTIVSAQFDRTKPPYFSQEISNAIPNSRHIMIPNCGHAAVVEKPQEVLSVIKAAISG, encoded by the coding sequence TTGTTCAAAACCTCCGATGGCGTGTTGATTGATTATCAAGTCATAGGTGATTCACCTGAAGCAATCGTATTTCTCAACGGTGTATTCATGCACTACAACAGTTGGTTGTTCGCCGTGGAAAATCTCAAACGAGATTTCAAAATCGTCTTGCACAACTTTCGATGTCAATGGACCTCACAAAATGCGCCGTGTTCTTTCGACAGGCATGTTGAAGATCTGAAAGAATTGCTTAAATATCTTGGTATAGATAATGCTCACCTTGTTGGAACTTCATATGGCGGAGAAGTTGCGATGCATTTTGCCATAAAATACCCCGCTTTTGTCAAAACTCTCGTCGTTATAACTGCTGCTGCAAGGATAAACGAAGCTTTGAAATATCGCGCCATAAGGTGGAAAGAAGGTGCAAAGACAAAAGATCCTCACAAATTTGTGCTCAGTTGGATAGACGATGTGTACAGTGATTTCTTTTTGGATAGCCACGAAAATCTTTTGGAAAACATTGCAGAAAGAATGAAAAACTTTAACTACGATGGAGCTGTTATGCTTTTGGACAGCTTTTTGCAGATGCAAAAAGAACCACTGTTGCCAAAATTGCATGGAATAAAAGCTCCTACAACAATTGTTTCTGCGCAGTTCGACAGGACGAAACCACCTTATTTTTCCCAAGAAATATCCAACGCTATACCAAATTCCAGACACATCATGATACCAAACTGCGGCCATGCAGCCGTTGTCGAAAAACCTCAAGAAGTTTTGAGCGTGATCAAAGCGGCGATATCAGGATGA
- the cutA gene encoding divalent-cation tolerance protein CutA — protein sequence MILIYSTFPSEEKALEVCKKLLEEKLIACYNAFPIKSGYWWNGEITYDAETAVILKTSKVKKELVFKRLKELHPYTTPAIFSIEVEEVDQKYLSWLVQVTG from the coding sequence ATGATACTCATTTACTCCACATTTCCAAGCGAAGAAAAGGCTTTGGAAGTTTGCAAGAAACTTTTGGAAGAAAAACTCATCGCCTGTTACAACGCCTTTCCTATCAAATCTGGTTATTGGTGGAACGGTGAGATCACCTATGACGCAGAAACAGCGGTGATATTGAAAACCAGCAAGGTAAAGAAAGAATTAGTCTTCAAAAGGTTGAAGGAACTTCACCCTTACACGACACCAGCGATCTTTTCAATTGAAGTCGAAGAAGTTGATCAAAAGTACCTATCGTGGCTTGTACAAGTTACAGGATGA
- a CDS encoding DMT family transporter, with the protein MPLTVVFSGVAVSLIFGLSFLFTKNAIEYIDVYTFLSYRFAVALCFVQIIWMIKSKQHKVSTKYYKLIPLAIFQPILYFTFEINGLKLTSSAEAGMLIALIPIMVNLLAYLFLKEHADWLHYLLVLISFVGAVLIIGFEITSQNFLGKILLMGAVLSAGFYNILSRKFSREFSPLQITHFMMLVGFVYFTTFSLIMGRFKIVFHPQVLISALYLGALSSTVAFFLVNYMISKASPIFTSLFSNLTTVVSVIAGVIFRNEKIMPTQILGMILILTSLTFVTIKGTKNPKIKEV; encoded by the coding sequence TTGCCTTTGACGGTTGTTTTCTCTGGTGTGGCAGTTTCACTCATATTTGGCCTTTCTTTTCTTTTTACAAAGAATGCCATTGAATACATCGACGTTTATACTTTTCTTTCCTATAGATTCGCCGTTGCGTTGTGCTTTGTACAAATAATATGGATGATAAAGTCAAAACAGCATAAGGTCAGTACGAAATATTACAAATTAATCCCCCTTGCCATTTTTCAACCAATACTCTACTTCACCTTCGAAATCAACGGTTTAAAGCTCACCAGTTCAGCAGAAGCAGGAATGTTGATAGCTTTGATACCGATCATGGTGAATTTGCTTGCATATCTTTTTCTCAAGGAACATGCCGATTGGTTGCATTATCTTCTTGTCTTGATTTCTTTTGTTGGGGCAGTTTTGATAATCGGCTTTGAAATCACAAGTCAAAACTTTCTCGGAAAAATTCTTTTGATGGGAGCAGTCCTTTCAGCGGGTTTTTACAACATACTCTCAAGGAAATTTTCGCGGGAATTTTCACCGCTTCAAATAACTCATTTTATGATGCTCGTCGGATTTGTTTATTTTACAACATTTAGCTTGATAATGGGAAGATTCAAAATAGTCTTTCATCCACAAGTTTTAATTTCAGCTTTGTACCTTGGGGCATTATCATCAACGGTGGCATTCTTTCTTGTAAATTACATGATAAGTAAAGCATCTCCAATTTTCACATCTTTGTTTTCAAACTTGACAACCGTTGTTTCGGTGATAGCAGGTGTAATCTTTAGGAACGAAAAGATCATGCCAACTCAAATCTTGGGAATGATTTTAATCTTAACTTCGCTAACTTTTGTGACGATAAAAGGCACGAAAAATCCAAAGATAAAGGAGGTGTGA
- a CDS encoding Cof-type HAD-IIB family hydrolase — MIKLVCIDLDGTLLDDKKEISSKNREAIKELQKLGVQVTIFTGRSYHSALAYVNQLDIQIPVVFQNGALICTPDRQKIFRQVWLDGEIAISAVELSKQFDVYPVVYESFFSEKDMYVESDYEGAFEEYFRQNLSRTNFISDLIGFLQKTPKIVEIALVGHVENVQAVVENLSKKYESQFTPVKNRQIDDTVFLEIFGKDVGKEIALDFLLNLFDASPSDTMFIGDNYNDLEVMKKVGYPVAMGNAPDEVKKVAKFITSTNNDSGVAKAIEEILIKRR, encoded by the coding sequence ATGATCAAACTGGTGTGCATAGACCTCGATGGAACTTTACTCGACGATAAGAAGGAAATCTCGTCAAAAAATCGTGAAGCGATAAAAGAACTGCAAAAACTAGGTGTTCAAGTGACGATATTCACTGGAAGAAGTTACCATTCGGCCCTTGCTTATGTTAACCAGCTGGACATTCAAATACCTGTGGTTTTCCAAAACGGAGCCTTGATCTGCACACCAGATAGACAAAAAATTTTCAGACAAGTTTGGCTTGACGGTGAAATTGCAATCAGCGCCGTTGAACTTTCAAAACAATTCGATGTTTATCCGGTTGTATATGAATCTTTCTTTTCCGAAAAGGACATGTACGTAGAAAGTGATTACGAAGGGGCTTTTGAAGAGTACTTCAGACAAAATTTAAGTCGGACGAATTTTATCAGCGATTTGATCGGCTTTTTGCAAAAAACGCCAAAGATTGTTGAAATAGCATTGGTTGGACATGTTGAAAATGTACAAGCTGTGGTCGAAAACCTTTCAAAAAAATACGAAAGCCAGTTCACACCCGTTAAAAACCGGCAGATTGATGATACGGTTTTCCTTGAAATATTCGGTAAAGACGTGGGAAAAGAAATTGCCTTGGACTTTTTGCTGAATTTGTTCGATGCTAGTCCATCAGACACCATGTTCATAGGCGATAATTACAACGATCTTGAAGTGATGAAAAAGGTTGGATATCCGGTTGCCATGGGAAACGCCCCGGACGAGGTGAAAAAAGTGGCTAAGTTTATCACATCAACCAACAACGATT